In Chitinivorax sp. PXF-14, one genomic interval encodes:
- a CDS encoding ISL3 family transposase, which produces MIDLLNLPGVKPVDYFSQNRGLTVVAEALDGDSPSCPDCTKAMYRHGKRSNIFADTPMQMQPVRLEIFRPRFRCDSCGKMFSPELTFLDEKRRATKRLVDAIRERCLDMTFHALADQTGLAVNTIKNIAHDLIEELDRTVRYETPVIMGIDEVSIAGRYRCVITNLATNNVYQMLELRTQDHLKPFFKNLPDRERVEWVCTDMWRPFKRSFAQYLPNARLVIDKFHVVKMASEALEEERKKYQATLSKEERVHVKKSIRWLTLKRPGNLNADELKALAVVRQAIPELGKAYDFKEAFFRIYDDPDKVSAQHAFEAWENTLPAGELEMFHSLAKTVHNHYEDIFAYWDSPGQITNAYTECLNGLIKLSNRLGRGYSYEIIRAKTLYAKHARKVGSGVRLSKPSESHIPTKSTTETVEYGPHIPTLVELAESGSLD; this is translated from the coding sequence GTGATTGACCTCTTGAACCTCCCCGGCGTCAAGCCGGTGGATTACTTCTCGCAGAATCGCGGACTCACCGTCGTTGCCGAAGCGCTCGACGGTGATTCGCCTTCATGCCCCGACTGCACCAAAGCCATGTATCGGCATGGCAAGCGATCCAATATCTTTGCCGACACGCCGATGCAGATGCAGCCGGTGCGCCTGGAAATCTTCCGGCCGCGTTTCCGATGCGATAGCTGCGGCAAGATGTTCTCTCCTGAATTGACGTTTCTGGATGAGAAGCGACGGGCAACCAAGAGACTGGTCGACGCCATCCGGGAACGATGCTTGGACATGACGTTTCATGCGCTGGCCGACCAGACCGGGCTTGCCGTCAATACCATCAAGAATATCGCGCACGATCTGATTGAAGAACTGGATCGAACGGTGCGGTACGAAACCCCGGTCATCATGGGGATCGACGAGGTAAGCATCGCCGGGAGGTATCGTTGCGTCATCACGAACCTTGCGACGAACAACGTCTATCAGATGCTGGAACTTCGCACGCAGGATCATCTGAAGCCGTTCTTCAAAAACCTGCCTGACCGGGAACGAGTGGAATGGGTCTGCACGGATATGTGGCGACCGTTCAAGCGATCATTCGCCCAATACCTACCCAATGCCCGTTTGGTCATCGACAAGTTTCACGTCGTCAAAATGGCCTCCGAAGCACTGGAGGAAGAGCGCAAGAAGTATCAGGCGACCTTGAGCAAGGAAGAGCGAGTCCATGTGAAGAAGTCGATTCGTTGGCTGACCCTAAAGCGGCCAGGCAACTTGAATGCGGATGAACTGAAGGCGCTGGCAGTGGTTCGACAAGCCATTCCTGAATTGGGCAAAGCCTACGACTTCAAAGAAGCCTTCTTCCGCATCTACGACGATCCAGACAAGGTATCGGCTCAACACGCCTTCGAGGCATGGGAAAACACGCTGCCAGCAGGCGAACTGGAGATGTTCCACTCGCTCGCCAAGACGGTGCACAATCACTACGAAGACATCTTCGCCTACTGGGATTCGCCGGGCCAGATCACCAATGCCTACACCGAATGCCTGAATGGCCTGATCAAGCTGTCGAACCGATTGGGGCGCGGGTATAGCTACGAGATCATCCGGGCCAAAACGCTTTACGCGAAACATGCCCGAAAAGTGGGTAGTGGCGTGAGGCTATCCAAGCCTTCCGAATCGCATATTCCAACCAAGAGCACTACCGAGACAGTCGAGTACGGGCCGCATATTCCAACCTTGGTGGAGCTTGCCGAATCAGGCAGTCTGGACTGA
- a CDS encoding restriction endonuclease subunit S, translating into MSHYKPYPVYRDSGVEWIGRVPEHWKKMPFKRLASICNGQDYKDVEDADGAYPVIGSGGEFARASSFLFDGESVLLGRKGTIDKPLYINGPFWAVDTMFYTKIVGHAFPKFVYYTALTIPFSRYSTNTALPSMTGENLSSHVIAAPEISEQQVIATSLDRETFRIDALIAKKTRFIELLKEKRQALITHAVTKGLDPNVKMKDSGVEWIGEVPEHWRTGILKRFIVFQRGHDLPSELRGEGTVPVVSSGGYTGTHNVAVAKAPGIVTGRYGSLGEFTFVEKDYWPLNTALYSIQLFDNDPRFVWYLLQHISDLFLLYSAKAAVPGIDRNDIHEIFVAAPQHDEQEQIAQRLDKLSDRITTLTEKTQRSIDLLKERRAAFITAAVTGQIDLRGSA; encoded by the coding sequence ATGAGCCACTACAAACCTTACCCTGTTTATCGGGATTCTGGCGTGGAATGGATTGGGCGGGTGCCGGAGCATTGGAAGAAAATGCCGTTCAAGCGCTTAGCCTCTATTTGCAATGGGCAAGACTACAAGGATGTTGAAGACGCTGACGGTGCATACCCCGTAATTGGATCTGGAGGTGAATTCGCACGGGCCTCCTCTTTTCTGTTCGACGGGGAATCAGTTTTGCTTGGCCGCAAGGGCACTATCGACAAGCCGCTTTATATCAACGGGCCCTTTTGGGCTGTCGATACGATGTTCTACACGAAGATTGTGGGCCACGCTTTCCCAAAATTTGTCTATTACACTGCGCTTACTATTCCATTCAGCCGATATTCGACAAACACCGCATTGCCAAGCATGACAGGGGAAAATCTGTCTTCGCATGTCATTGCAGCTCCGGAAATTTCTGAACAACAAGTCATAGCCACTAGCTTGGACCGCGAAACGTTCCGCATCGACGCCCTGATCGCCAAGAAAACCCGCTTCATCGAACTCCTGAAGGAAAAGCGGCAGGCACTCATCACACATGCTGTCACCAAGGGACTCGATCCGAATGTGAAGATGAAGGATTCGGGCGTGGAGTGGATTGGGGAGGTGCCGGAGCATTGGCGTACCGGAATTTTGAAGCGATTTATCGTATTCCAACGAGGACACGATCTACCGTCTGAATTACGAGGGGAAGGGACCGTGCCTGTCGTGTCGTCAGGAGGTTATACCGGTACTCATAACGTTGCCGTGGCGAAGGCTCCAGGCATTGTCACGGGTCGCTATGGTTCATTAGGAGAATTTACCTTTGTCGAGAAAGACTACTGGCCGCTAAATACTGCGCTTTACTCGATACAGCTTTTTGATAATGACCCTCGTTTTGTCTGGTATCTGCTCCAACACATCTCTGACCTATTTTTGCTTTACTCCGCCAAGGCCGCAGTTCCTGGTATCGATAGGAATGACATTCACGAAATCTTTGTCGCGGCCCCGCAGCATGATGAGCAAGAGCAGATAGCGCAACGCCTTGACAAGCTGTCAGATCGCATAACGACGCTCACCGAAAAGACCCAGCGCAGCATCGATCTGCTGAAAGAGCGCCGCGCTGCCTTCATTACCGCTGCCGTCACCGGCCAAATTGACCTCCGGGGGTCCGCATGA
- a CDS encoding type I restriction endonuclease subunit R translates to MSDTAHQEKHFESYIVSKLEAQGWKVGETTKYDTERALYAEDLIAWLEASGQGEKWAKLKKDNGDRALEVLMDRLAKALETHGTVQVLRQGFSIAGCGHIDLSEAAPEDKRNADVLKRYAANILRVVPQLQYHPSRKLAIDLVLFINGIPVATVELKTDFTQSAEAAMDQYRTDRLPYDPKTKRREPLLTFKRGAVVHFAMSDSEIQMATKLDGENTFFLPFNKGNDGHAGNPEGELKADGTREYPVAYFWEAVCQPDAWLRVFHSFVYVEKKDVVDLKGNWSKKETLIFPRFHQWSAVNEMIADAKQNGPGMVYLADHSAGSGKTSTISWTAHDLVKLRRDNGDSIFSSVIIVTDRNVLDGQLQDAVKQIDHQFDVIAAIDRQKSSKSKSQQLADALLAGTPIIVVTIQTFPYAMEAIVTDKTLKGKNFAVIIDEAHNSQTGTTAAKLQTALAMSGQGKMASLTVEELLEQLQKSRARPDNISYFAFTGTPKHSTLMLFGRAPDPSQPPSKDNLPEAFHKYKMRQAIEEGFILDVLKGYVPYKTAFNLAKQIEDNKRVSAKAAKRALAQWMSLHPTNVTQKVQFIIEHFSKNVAHRLDGKAKAMVVTSSRAAAIRYKKAFDRYIAQHAEYSYIHSLIAFSGKMTGKQVMHGDDEQFKDDVFIVDENEEYTEESMNPEVQGQDLRLAFDRPEYRVMLVADKFQTGFDQPKLVAQYVDKKIANDVEIVQTFSRLNRMAPGKDEVFIIDFVNDPENVRRAFAMYDDGAQIDDVQDLNVVYEIKEQLDGQGLYEASDLEAFKEARFKTIRDITHAQEPQHKALYTATDGPKRVFEQRLKMLREAIATWEAAFDKAHSQGDQAGMKSADHHRQEHAEQIKTLMAFKAGLGRFCRTYAYVAQLIDFGDPELENFAAFAKLLQKRLSGETPESVDLKGLVLTGFDIKGKDDTPDEEGDAPVLKPIGPGGGGGAGDAPRFLMEIIDKLNHLFGEATPLRDQAAFVNQIASIARENDVVMAQVESNTRDQAMKGNLPGAVQQGVVRALTSHQKLATLVLKSDRQAMAALTDVIYELISQQRNIDLDNASD, encoded by the coding sequence ATGAGCGACACCGCACACCAAGAAAAGCACTTCGAGAGCTACATCGTTTCCAAGCTAGAGGCACAGGGCTGGAAGGTTGGCGAAACCACGAAGTACGACACCGAACGGGCGTTGTATGCCGAGGACTTGATTGCTTGGCTGGAAGCCTCCGGCCAAGGTGAAAAGTGGGCCAAGCTCAAAAAGGACAACGGCGACCGCGCCCTTGAGGTGCTGATGGATCGGCTGGCCAAGGCGCTGGAGACGCACGGCACGGTTCAGGTGCTACGCCAAGGCTTCTCCATTGCCGGGTGCGGCCACATCGATCTTTCGGAAGCCGCGCCGGAGGACAAGCGCAACGCTGACGTGCTCAAGCGCTACGCCGCCAATATCCTGCGCGTAGTGCCGCAGCTTCAGTACCATCCGTCGCGCAAGCTGGCGATTGATCTGGTGTTGTTCATCAACGGAATTCCGGTGGCGACCGTCGAACTCAAGACCGATTTCACCCAGTCGGCAGAAGCGGCCATGGATCAGTACCGCACCGACCGTTTGCCCTACGATCCCAAGACCAAGCGCCGTGAGCCGTTGCTGACCTTCAAGCGGGGCGCGGTCGTCCATTTCGCCATGTCGGATTCTGAAATCCAGATGGCAACGAAGCTCGATGGTGAGAACACCTTCTTCCTGCCTTTCAATAAGGGCAATGATGGCCATGCAGGCAACCCGGAAGGCGAGTTGAAGGCCGATGGCACCCGCGAATACCCGGTGGCCTATTTCTGGGAGGCTGTCTGCCAACCGGATGCTTGGCTGCGTGTCTTCCATAGCTTCGTCTACGTCGAGAAGAAGGATGTCGTCGACCTGAAGGGCAACTGGTCGAAGAAGGAAACGCTGATCTTCCCGCGTTTCCACCAATGGTCTGCGGTCAATGAAATGATCGCCGATGCCAAGCAGAACGGCCCCGGCATGGTCTATCTGGCCGACCACAGCGCCGGTTCCGGCAAGACCAGCACGATTTCCTGGACAGCCCATGACCTTGTGAAGTTGCGTCGTGACAACGGCGATTCGATCTTCAGCAGCGTCATCATCGTGACCGACCGCAACGTGCTGGATGGCCAGCTTCAGGATGCCGTCAAACAGATCGACCATCAGTTTGACGTAATTGCCGCAATCGACCGCCAGAAGTCCTCAAAGTCGAAGAGTCAGCAACTGGCGGATGCGCTGCTGGCGGGAACGCCGATCATCGTCGTGACCATCCAGACCTTCCCGTATGCGATGGAGGCCATCGTGACGGACAAGACCCTCAAGGGAAAGAACTTCGCGGTCATCATCGACGAGGCGCATAACTCCCAGACCGGCACCACGGCAGCCAAGCTTCAGACGGCGCTGGCAATGAGTGGCCAGGGCAAGATGGCATCGCTGACCGTTGAGGAACTGCTGGAACAGCTTCAGAAGTCGCGAGCGCGTCCGGACAACATCAGCTACTTCGCTTTCACCGGCACGCCCAAGCATTCGACGTTGATGCTCTTTGGCCGCGCTCCTGACCCCTCGCAGCCACCATCCAAGGACAATCTGCCGGAAGCCTTTCACAAGTACAAAATGCGCCAGGCCATTGAGGAAGGGTTCATCCTGGATGTCCTCAAGGGCTATGTGCCCTACAAGACCGCGTTCAATCTTGCTAAGCAGATCGAGGACAACAAGCGCGTCAGCGCCAAGGCGGCGAAACGCGCTTTGGCGCAATGGATGTCACTGCACCCGACCAACGTCACGCAGAAGGTGCAGTTCATCATCGAGCACTTCAGCAAGAACGTGGCTCACCGGCTGGATGGCAAGGCCAAGGCGATGGTTGTCACCAGTTCCCGCGCTGCTGCAATCCGCTACAAGAAGGCATTTGACCGCTACATCGCCCAGCATGCCGAATACAGCTACATCCATTCGCTGATTGCCTTCTCGGGCAAGATGACTGGCAAGCAGGTGATGCATGGCGATGATGAGCAATTCAAGGATGATGTGTTCATCGTTGATGAGAACGAGGAATACACCGAAGAAAGCATGAACCCGGAAGTTCAGGGGCAGGATTTGCGCCTCGCCTTTGATCGTCCGGAGTATCGCGTGATGCTGGTGGCCGACAAGTTCCAGACTGGCTTCGACCAGCCCAAGCTGGTGGCCCAGTACGTCGACAAGAAGATCGCCAACGATGTCGAAATCGTTCAGACCTTCTCTCGCCTCAACCGTATGGCACCGGGCAAGGATGAAGTCTTCATCATCGACTTCGTGAATGACCCGGAGAACGTTCGTCGGGCCTTTGCCATGTACGACGACGGGGCACAGATTGACGACGTGCAAGACCTCAACGTGGTCTACGAGATCAAGGAGCAACTTGACGGCCAAGGCTTGTATGAAGCCTCTGATCTGGAAGCCTTCAAGGAAGCTCGCTTCAAAACCATCCGCGACATCACGCATGCACAAGAGCCGCAGCACAAGGCGCTCTATACCGCGACCGATGGCCCCAAGCGCGTGTTCGAGCAACGACTGAAAATGCTGCGCGAAGCCATTGCGACCTGGGAGGCAGCTTTCGACAAGGCGCACAGCCAAGGCGATCAGGCAGGCATGAAGTCGGCTGACCATCACCGGCAGGAGCATGCAGAGCAAATCAAAACGCTGATGGCCTTTAAGGCTGGCCTTGGCCGTTTCTGCCGCACCTATGCTTACGTGGCCCAGTTGATCGACTTTGGCGACCCGGAACTGGAGAACTTCGCAGCCTTTGCCAAGTTGCTGCAAAAGCGGCTATCCGGTGAAACACCTGAGAGTGTGGATTTGAAAGGCTTGGTGCTGACCGGGTTCGACATCAAGGGCAAGGATGACACTCCCGACGAAGAAGGCGATGCCCCTGTACTCAAGCCAATTGGGCCGGGAGGTGGTGGCGGCGCGGGTGATGCACCCCGATTCCTCATGGAAATCATCGACAAGCTCAATCACTTGTTTGGCGAGGCGACTCCGCTTCGTGACCAAGCTGCTTTCGTGAATCAGATTGCTTCCATCGCCCGTGAAAACGATGTGGTAATGGCCCAGGTTGAAAGCAATACGCGGGATCAGGCGATGAAGGGCAACCTGCCCGGTGCTGTCCAGCAAGGCGTGGTTCGTGCCCTGACCAGTCACCAGAAGCTCGCTACGCTGGTACTAAAGTCGGATCGACAGGCCATGGCCGCCCTGACCGATGTGATTTACGAACTGATCAGCCAGCAGCGGAACATTGACCTGGATAACGCAAGTGATTGA
- a CDS encoding ParB/RepB/Spo0J family partition protein, producing the protein MKKSSGLIQQSTAAPLAVGVPLGLGVKPPIPAAPRLDEIEKVTSEDKILDLEIDKLDDNPYGPRTKYDQQEIADMLVSVTTYGQLSPIIVTEGAKPGRFIVVAGGKRRRALALRNEQGHAATIKGVLRPGLTPRDLYLLANEENERRSDHTDYDRALVWKRLLDDRVYQSIEDICNEVGCTRSTASKILAFNDLPLVVLRVIDDNPKSFTYNVVQEIRSLINATDEETGARFAEEISERKLSVRDTAEAKRKYLSRRPGAAKRGRLKVWFQATADGGVSVVAKERKDGNLFVVEAAGLTTDQKRELTATIEEYYKANAEKVST; encoded by the coding sequence ATGAAAAAATCATCGGGATTGATCCAGCAGAGCACCGCGGCACCACTCGCCGTTGGCGTTCCACTTGGGCTTGGCGTGAAGCCGCCAATCCCAGCAGCACCTAGGCTTGATGAGATTGAAAAAGTGACTTCAGAGGACAAGATACTTGACCTCGAAATTGACAAACTGGATGACAACCCGTACGGCCCGAGAACGAAATATGACCAGCAAGAAATTGCGGACATGCTTGTGTCTGTAACAACTTACGGGCAACTCAGTCCAATCATTGTCACGGAAGGTGCCAAGCCAGGCCGCTTTATCGTTGTGGCAGGCGGAAAACGCCGGCGTGCGTTGGCGTTACGCAATGAACAAGGCCATGCGGCAACAATCAAGGGGGTTCTTCGTCCTGGTCTAACGCCTCGCGATCTATATTTGCTCGCGAATGAGGAAAATGAGCGGCGCTCAGATCATACCGATTACGATAGGGCGCTCGTGTGGAAACGCCTTCTTGACGATCGTGTGTATCAAAGTATTGAGGATATTTGTAACGAGGTCGGGTGCACCAGATCAACAGCAAGTAAGATCCTTGCGTTTAATGACTTGCCCTTAGTCGTGCTTAGGGTTATTGACGACAATCCAAAATCGTTCACGTACAACGTCGTGCAAGAGATTCGATCATTGATCAATGCAACCGACGAGGAAACCGGTGCTCGCTTTGCGGAGGAAATATCGGAGCGCAAGTTGAGTGTGCGTGATACTGCGGAAGCGAAACGAAAATATTTGAGCAGACGACCAGGTGCTGCAAAACGGGGGCGTTTGAAGGTGTGGTTTCAAGCCACCGCCGACGGCGGGGTTTCAGTGGTCGCTAAGGAGCGTAAGGACGGAAACCTCTTTGTTGTTGAGGCGGCAGGCCTGACGACGGACCAGAAGAGAGAGCTGACCGCTACGATTGAAGAATACTACAAGGCAAACGCGGAAAAAGTTTCTACGTAG
- a CDS encoding ParA family protein, with product MRTFEVRAKLASELLAVPLDANEIRALANKENVPRSGYHLTYSAADIGQMRSKLFPEFNERLKLPTVPPVVSLRMSKGGVGKSTTASNLALCVAAQGYRALLIDADPQGDASDMLGIDVEQEGIVTMLDLLTNNAPIESAIQRPYAEMALSVIPADNFLSSFDLTVSAYTRREYLFATFIKNNSEFLAKNFDIIIVDSPPSSSVLNFNVLVASDVVLSVVKLDGMSTKALRVLAQELNDLDKAFSMKKPVLFLANGYHPSYRSSEENLDNLKNMYGDQLLKTVIPAYAGFLSQSRVTKGETNALYEREPTSPAGRKLLELSREILALLGIKGLGVEQ from the coding sequence ATGCGTACCTTCGAGGTTAGAGCCAAGCTCGCGTCTGAATTGTTGGCGGTTCCACTGGACGCCAACGAAATACGCGCGTTGGCAAACAAAGAAAACGTTCCAAGGTCTGGCTACCATCTAACCTATTCCGCAGCTGACATCGGACAGATGCGAAGCAAACTCTTTCCTGAGTTTAACGAGCGACTAAAGTTACCAACTGTCCCACCTGTTGTTTCTCTTCGAATGAGTAAAGGTGGGGTTGGTAAGTCAACGACGGCTAGTAATCTAGCACTTTGCGTCGCAGCTCAAGGTTATCGGGCACTGCTAATCGATGCAGATCCGCAAGGTGACGCGTCGGACATGTTAGGTATCGACGTCGAGCAGGAAGGTATCGTGACAATGCTTGACTTGCTAACCAACAATGCTCCGATTGAGTCTGCTATTCAGCGGCCTTATGCGGAAATGGCGTTGAGCGTAATCCCCGCTGACAATTTCTTGTCTTCGTTCGATCTGACTGTCTCGGCCTACACGAGGCGCGAATACCTGTTTGCAACATTCATCAAGAATAACAGCGAATTTCTCGCAAAGAACTTTGACATTATCATCGTCGACTCGCCCCCAAGCAGTAGCGTATTAAATTTCAACGTGTTGGTAGCCTCCGACGTGGTTTTGAGCGTGGTAAAGCTGGACGGGATGTCAACCAAGGCGCTTCGTGTATTGGCCCAAGAGTTAAATGATCTAGATAAAGCGTTCAGCATGAAAAAGCCTGTGCTGTTCTTGGCCAATGGCTACCATCCGAGCTACCGGTCATCAGAAGAGAATCTCGACAATTTGAAGAACATGTACGGGGATCAACTTTTGAAAACCGTCATCCCGGCCTACGCGGGCTTTTTGTCACAAAGCAGAGTCACAAAGGGTGAGACAAACGCGCTGTATGAAAGAGAGCCAACTTCCCCTGCCGGTCGAAAATTGTTGGAGTTGTCGCGCGAGATTTTGGCGTTGTTGGGCATCAAAGGACTGGGAGTCGAGCAATGA